A window of the Cystobacter fuscus genome harbors these coding sequences:
- a CDS encoding response regulator produces MKRVLLVEDSNTIRHILKVYLMRLKLDFLEAEKADHGLRLLITQPVDLVIADFNLPGSMDGVELVRRVRASEFTRVRQVPIVLLTGGKAPDLEAKALQAGASEFVRKPISIDALAAVARRHLALSEADTLGV; encoded by the coding sequence GTGAAGCGCGTGCTACTCGTGGAAGACAGCAACACCATCCGGCACATCCTCAAGGTGTACCTGATGCGCCTCAAATTGGACTTTCTCGAGGCGGAGAAGGCCGATCATGGCTTGCGGTTGTTGATCACCCAGCCGGTGGATCTGGTGATCGCGGACTTCAACCTGCCGGGCTCGATGGATGGGGTGGAGTTGGTGCGCCGGGTGCGCGCCAGCGAGTTCACTCGGGTGCGGCAGGTGCCCATCGTGCTGCTCACCGGAGGCAAGGCCCCGGACCTGGAGGCCAAGGCCCTGCAGGCGGGCGCCTCCGAGTTCGTGCGCAAGCCCATCTCCATCGACGCGCTGGCGGCCGTGGCGCGCCGGCACCTGGCGCTGAGCGAGGCGGACACGCTCGGGGTTTGA
- a CDS encoding CotH kinase family protein, with protein sequence MPSAPVSPPGGETPPTGGGQPQPPAPDAEPPPPTPTVCAPTGAGPYWLQEGEPLTVTLRCGTGHTAPGLRFTVSPLPPGATVDEVAGLLRWTPAKGQAAVWNLSVTERSTGETGALKLGVAVRLVSPRAVQTLDPVTYTEEYGLPVFHLSFEGELTAGGYRPVQVVYRGHRYTMEVKYRGATSSVFPKRNYTFKFSKDDLFSEPELAGGTFTGRQKLVLITSFNDNSYMRPRLAFDLWNRMSPEHIQIKTFSAILYVNGRFHGVFTVADHVDDDLMERHGLSKDGDLFKSEEADANFSRVTKSGVAKTELQAGLVKKEGKPKDGWVGAYDTVNALTAFMADADAETFVARRGEWLHPLDYEDWWIFNTAILGTDSSAKNAYHYFDPVSRAPWRFIPWDLDASFGQLWDTRRIDAGALPDFTGDNRIFALMLADPRVATPLRERYRSLLHGPLSKQRVLALIDGYARELSIPAARDEARWREQYLTFTRWADRTDFTTHAEEVAYLRQWVEERWELLERQLP encoded by the coding sequence GTGCCCTCCGCGCCGGTCTCGCCGCCCGGGGGGGAGACTCCGCCCACGGGTGGCGGACAGCCCCAGCCTCCGGCTCCGGATGCCGAGCCGCCTCCGCCCACTCCCACGGTGTGCGCGCCCACGGGCGCGGGGCCCTACTGGCTCCAGGAGGGTGAGCCGCTGACCGTCACGCTCCGGTGTGGCACGGGCCACACCGCGCCGGGGCTGCGCTTCACCGTGTCGCCATTGCCTCCCGGGGCCACGGTGGACGAGGTGGCGGGCCTGCTGCGCTGGACGCCCGCGAAGGGTCAGGCCGCGGTCTGGAACCTGAGCGTGACCGAGCGCAGCACGGGCGAGACGGGCGCGCTCAAGCTGGGCGTGGCGGTCCGGCTCGTGTCTCCCAGGGCTGTCCAGACGCTGGATCCGGTCACGTATACCGAGGAGTACGGCCTGCCCGTCTTCCACCTGAGCTTCGAGGGCGAGCTCACGGCGGGCGGCTACCGGCCCGTGCAAGTGGTCTACCGGGGGCACCGCTACACCATGGAGGTCAAATACCGGGGCGCGACTTCCAGTGTCTTCCCCAAGCGCAACTACACCTTCAAGTTCTCGAAGGACGACCTGTTCTCCGAGCCGGAGCTCGCCGGAGGCACCTTCACCGGCCGCCAGAAGCTGGTGCTCATCACGTCCTTCAATGACAACTCATACATGCGGCCGCGGCTCGCCTTCGACCTGTGGAACCGCATGTCGCCGGAGCACATCCAGATCAAGACCTTCAGCGCCATCCTCTATGTGAACGGCCGCTTCCATGGCGTGTTCACCGTGGCGGACCACGTGGACGACGACCTGATGGAGCGCCACGGGTTGTCGAAGGACGGCGACCTGTTCAAGTCGGAGGAGGCGGACGCCAACTTCTCGCGTGTGACCAAGAGCGGCGTCGCCAAGACGGAGCTCCAGGCGGGCCTCGTGAAGAAGGAGGGCAAGCCGAAGGATGGCTGGGTGGGCGCCTACGACACGGTCAACGCCCTCACCGCCTTCATGGCCGACGCGGACGCGGAGACCTTCGTCGCCCGGCGTGGCGAGTGGCTCCACCCGCTCGATTACGAGGACTGGTGGATCTTCAATACCGCCATCCTCGGCACGGACTCGAGCGCGAAGAACGCCTACCACTACTTCGATCCGGTGAGCCGGGCGCCCTGGCGCTTCATCCCGTGGGATCTCGACGCGAGCTTCGGACAGCTCTGGGACACGCGCCGCATCGATGCCGGGGCCCTGCCCGACTTCACCGGCGACAACCGCATCTTCGCCCTGATGCTGGCCGATCCGCGGGTGGCCACGCCCCTGCGCGAGCGCTACCGCTCCCTGCTGCATGGCCCGTTGAGCAAACAGCGGGTGCTCGCGCTCATCGACGGGTACGCGCGGGAGTTGAGCATCCCCGCCGCGCGGGACGAGGCGCGCTGGCGCGAGCAGTACCTCACCTTCACGCGTTGGGCCGATCGCACCGACTTCACCACCCACGCGGAGGAGGTGGCCTACCTGCGCCAGTGGGTGGAGGAGCGGTGGGAGCTGCTGGAGCGCCAGCTGCCGTAG
- the gloA gene encoding lactoylglutathione lyase: MRILHTMLRVGDLEKSLDFYTRVLGMKLLRRKDYPDGKFTLAFVGYGPEDTHPALELTHNWDTSKYELGNAYGHIALGVQDIRATCDAIRQAGGKVVREPGPMKHGTTVIAFVEDPDGYRVELIEQGS; this comes from the coding sequence ATGCGAATCCTCCATACGATGCTGCGCGTGGGCGACCTCGAGAAGTCGCTCGATTTCTACACCCGCGTCCTGGGGATGAAGTTGCTGCGACGCAAGGACTACCCGGACGGCAAGTTCACCCTGGCCTTCGTGGGCTACGGCCCCGAGGACACCCACCCCGCGCTGGAGCTGACCCACAACTGGGACACCTCGAAGTACGAGCTGGGCAACGCCTACGGCCACATCGCCCTGGGCGTGCAGGACATCCGCGCCACGTGCGACGCCATCCGCCAGGCCGGCGGCAAGGTGGTGCGCGAGCCGGGCCCCATGAAGCACGGCACCACCGTCATCGCCTTCGTCGAGGACCCGGATGGCTACCGGGTGGAGCTCATCGAGCAGGGCTCCTGA
- a CDS encoding CapA family protein has protein sequence MFVPVLLVVSLVGAAPAERVDLVFGGDIIPHDGVKQAAAAHALRQPGDAARAESLNHEGWDFVLEPIARELGAADLAVVNLETPISGNPRAPTAPLIFDAPPQLAHALVTAGVDVVSIANNHAFDQRRAGIPATWSHLDAAGLMHVGSAPSEAMAWEPLVLERKGMRVGLLSITRWLNGASNPEDPDRSPHVAHVPYRAKNQRGLTPEAAAALVGAAARRCDALIVMIHWGTEYSHSPKPEDRQLAQSLLEAGALAVVGHHPHVLQPIESYRTRAGRDTVVAFSLGNLIANQDGYYVHGAGAEARGRKRDSMLFRLSLSRPHPGAPVELAGTSVLPVWIDTNYVVALRERQGQHRIQPVLLDEELKTLSDRLLAFSASGPPRKVREERRELERRLDLARRRRALILRMTLPPSGGEGSVSPAASVRGAN, from the coding sequence GTGTTCGTTCCAGTGCTTCTCGTCGTGTCCCTGGTGGGGGCCGCTCCCGCCGAACGTGTGGACCTCGTCTTCGGTGGCGACATCATCCCGCATGATGGCGTGAAGCAGGCCGCGGCCGCGCACGCGCTGCGCCAGCCGGGAGACGCCGCTCGCGCCGAGTCGCTCAACCACGAGGGCTGGGACTTCGTCCTCGAGCCCATCGCCCGGGAGCTGGGTGCCGCGGATCTCGCGGTGGTGAATCTGGAGACGCCCATCAGCGGCAATCCCCGCGCGCCCACCGCTCCCCTCATCTTCGACGCGCCGCCCCAGCTCGCGCACGCGCTCGTCACCGCGGGCGTGGACGTGGTGTCGATCGCCAACAACCATGCCTTCGATCAGCGCCGCGCGGGCATTCCCGCGACCTGGTCGCACCTGGACGCGGCGGGTCTGATGCACGTGGGCTCGGCTCCTTCCGAGGCCATGGCGTGGGAGCCCCTGGTGCTCGAGCGCAAGGGGATGCGCGTGGGTCTGCTGTCGATCACCCGCTGGCTCAATGGGGCGAGCAACCCGGAGGACCCGGACCGCTCCCCACACGTCGCCCACGTGCCCTACCGCGCGAAGAACCAGCGGGGTTTGACGCCCGAGGCGGCCGCGGCCCTGGTGGGCGCCGCCGCCCGGCGCTGTGACGCGCTCATCGTCATGATCCACTGGGGCACGGAGTACTCCCACAGCCCCAAGCCCGAGGACCGTCAACTGGCCCAGAGCCTGCTGGAGGCCGGAGCGCTCGCCGTCGTCGGCCACCATCCCCATGTGCTGCAACCCATCGAGTCCTACCGCACCCGCGCGGGACGCGACACGGTGGTGGCCTTCTCCCTGGGCAACCTCATCGCGAACCAGGATGGGTACTACGTCCATGGGGCGGGCGCGGAGGCGCGGGGCCGCAAGCGAGACTCCATGTTGTTCCGGCTGTCGCTGTCGCGTCCCCATCCGGGGGCGCCCGTGGAACTGGCGGGCACGTCCGTGCTGCCGGTGTGGATCGACACCAACTACGTGGTGGCGCTGCGCGAGCGCCAGGGACAGCATCGCATCCAGCCCGTGCTCCTCGACGAGGAGCTGAAGACCCTGAGCGACCGACTCCTGGCGTTCTCCGCCAGCGGTCCGCCGCGCAAGGTCCGCGAGGAGCGCCGGGAACTCGAGCGCCGGCTCGACCTGGCCCGGCGCCGGCGCGCGCTCATCCTCCGCATGACCCTGCCCCCGTCCGGGGGCGAGGGGTCCGTGTCGCCCGCTGCCTCCGTGAGGGGCGCGAACTAG
- a CDS encoding helix-turn-helix domain-containing protein, with product MASKRIPPPSSQQRMDDKLALALGAAARAARLRAGLTQAEAAAKVGLAPGVYGRIERGGMMPSVPTLRRLSIALKIPSDTLLSLSHSEVTAWVDSLPSREERSPDLRRLARSLRNLTPSQLKVLNVIATALTR from the coding sequence ATGGCATCGAAACGCATTCCGCCCCCTTCTTCGCAGCAGCGCATGGACGACAAGCTGGCCCTGGCCCTGGGGGCGGCGGCGCGAGCCGCCCGGCTGCGCGCGGGGCTCACCCAGGCGGAGGCGGCCGCCAAGGTGGGGCTCGCGCCGGGCGTCTACGGCCGCATCGAGCGCGGCGGCATGATGCCCAGCGTCCCGACGCTCAGACGCTTGAGCATCGCCTTGAAGATTCCCTCCGACACGCTCTTGAGCTTGAGCCACTCGGAGGTGACGGCCTGGGTGGACTCGCTGCCCTCGCGTGAGGAGCGCTCCCCGGATCTGCGGCGGCTCGCGCGCTCGCTGCGCAACCTCACCCCGTCCCAGCTCAAGGTGCTCAACGTCATCGCCACCGCGCTCACGCGCTGA
- a CDS encoding pyridoxamine 5'-phosphate oxidase family protein: protein MTTKKTEKKDAVAQLAELIQGIKVTMMTTVEADGSIRSRPMWTQNTDFDGELWFFTHDSAPKVDEVQGDHHVNLSYADSSRDRYVSVSGLARLVRDKQKIHQLWNPTLKAWFPKGVDDPDIALLCVKVNKAEYWDTPNKRMVQLVGFVKSVLTGETYRPGGHEKLDLEDTHSPMH from the coding sequence ATGACCACGAAGAAAACCGAGAAGAAGGACGCGGTGGCGCAGCTGGCCGAGCTCATCCAGGGCATCAAGGTCACGATGATGACGACGGTGGAGGCGGACGGAAGCATCCGCAGCCGGCCCATGTGGACGCAGAACACGGACTTCGATGGGGAACTGTGGTTCTTCACCCATGACTCCGCCCCGAAGGTGGACGAGGTGCAAGGTGACCACCACGTCAACCTCTCCTACGCGGACTCCAGCCGGGACCGCTATGTGTCGGTGAGCGGTCTGGCACGCCTCGTGCGCGACAAGCAGAAGATCCACCAGCTGTGGAATCCCACCCTCAAGGCCTGGTTCCCCAAGGGCGTGGATGACCCGGACATCGCCCTCTTGTGCGTCAAGGTGAATAAGGCCGAGTACTGGGACACCCCCAACAAGCGCATGGTGCAACTGGTGGGCTTCGTGAAGAGCGTCCTCACCGGCGAAACCTACCGCCCGGGTGGCCACGAGAAGCTCGACCTCGAGGATACCCATTCGCCCATGCACTGA
- a CDS encoding ABC transporter substrate-binding protein/permease, giving the protein MLAWPDAALATPRGLEAVKARGELLWGADAQGGAPYVFADPRDPNHLIGFEVDLAEALAAKLGVRARLVLGPWDSLLELLARGDFDVALNGLEATEEKKRVCLLTRPYYVAAERLTVRRGDPRAPHSLAELEGRVVGTLPGSLAERILVREGAQVKTYEGGQDDVYRDLLLGRTDGVLLDEPITQYYGAVEPELDVVPGGFGEVRYAAAVRLGEEALRDALDTALEELAREGTLRALYERWGLWNAETAALLGDPDPTPRDVPERYTAWRAAVGKLPPFWERVRERYPAALALFLRGALMTLAVSLMAMAVAMAVGLGLAVARVFGPWPLRALALVFIEGVRGTPLLVQLSLVYFGLPQLGVRLAPFTAGVLTLGLNYAAAEAENYRAGLSSVPAGQYEAAHVLGMSRWQTLRYVVFPQALRISLPPMTNDFIALLKDSSLVSVVTLTELTRTYLNLANATRDHLGLGLVVALLYLLLGLPFAHLARRVEARLGQHLEEAPR; this is encoded by the coding sequence GTGCTCGCCTGGCCGGACGCCGCCCTCGCCACGCCGCGGGGGCTCGAGGCCGTGAAGGCCCGCGGAGAGCTGCTCTGGGGCGCGGACGCGCAGGGCGGTGCCCCCTACGTCTTCGCGGACCCGAGGGATCCCAACCACCTCATCGGCTTCGAGGTGGACCTGGCCGAGGCCCTCGCCGCGAAGCTGGGCGTGCGGGCGCGCCTGGTGCTCGGGCCCTGGGACAGCCTGCTGGAGCTGCTCGCGCGCGGGGACTTCGACGTGGCGCTCAACGGCCTCGAGGCGACGGAGGAGAAGAAGCGCGTGTGTCTGCTCACCCGCCCGTATTACGTCGCCGCCGAGCGGCTCACCGTGCGTCGGGGAGACCCCCGCGCGCCGCACTCGCTCGCCGAGCTGGAGGGGCGCGTGGTGGGCACGCTGCCGGGCAGTCTGGCCGAGCGCATCCTCGTGCGCGAGGGCGCCCAGGTGAAGACCTACGAGGGGGGCCAGGACGACGTGTACCGGGACTTGCTGCTGGGGCGCACGGACGGCGTGCTGCTCGATGAGCCCATCACCCAATACTACGGCGCCGTCGAGCCGGAGCTGGACGTGGTGCCGGGCGGCTTCGGCGAGGTGCGCTACGCGGCGGCGGTGCGCCTGGGAGAGGAAGCGCTGCGTGACGCGCTCGACACGGCGCTCGAGGAGCTGGCGCGTGAGGGCACCCTGCGCGCCCTCTACGAGCGCTGGGGGCTGTGGAACGCCGAGACGGCGGCGCTGCTGGGAGACCCGGACCCCACCCCGCGCGACGTGCCCGAGCGCTACACGGCGTGGCGCGCCGCGGTGGGCAAGCTGCCGCCCTTCTGGGAGCGCGTGCGCGAGCGCTACCCGGCCGCGCTCGCGCTCTTCCTGCGTGGGGCGCTGATGACGCTGGCCGTGTCGCTGATGGCCATGGCGGTGGCGATGGCGGTGGGCCTGGGGCTCGCGGTGGCGCGCGTCTTCGGACCCTGGCCCCTGCGCGCGCTCGCCCTCGTCTTCATCGAGGGGGTGCGTGGCACGCCCCTGCTCGTGCAGCTCTCGCTGGTGTACTTCGGGCTGCCCCAACTGGGCGTGCGGCTCGCGCCCTTCACCGCGGGCGTGCTCACGCTGGGGCTCAACTACGCGGCGGCCGAGGCGGAGAACTACCGGGCGGGACTCTCCAGTGTGCCCGCGGGCCAGTACGAGGCGGCGCACGTGCTCGGCATGTCCCGCTGGCAGACGCTGCGCTACGTGGTCTTCCCCCAGGCCCTGCGCATCTCGCTGCCCCCCATGACGAACGACTTCATCGCGCTGCTCAAGGACAGCTCGCTCGTGTCCGTGGTGACGCTCACCGAGCTCACGCGCACCTATCTCAACCTGGCCAACGCCACGAGGGATCATCTGGGCCTGGGGCTCGTGGTCGCCCTGCTCTACCTGCTGCTCGGCCTGCCCTTCGCGCACCTGGCGCGCCGGGTGGAGGCACGGCTCGGCCAGCACCTCGAGGAGGCCCCGCGATGA
- a CDS encoding lamin tail domain-containing protein, producing the protein MRTPPRLPFRLSLLLSLLCPLLAGAQQLRFTTLDIGQGDSAVLVTPGGCAVLFDGGPTGSGGTIKAYLKQLGVTRIDMAFVSHMHADHMGGIDEVDVGTDAVPITAVYDHGGAYDSNTFRDYDTHFAGRRNTAHQGDTFSLCGEVTLKVLASNGNGVPTDDENAKSVVVKVTYGDFDALVGGDLTATPDDIESTLLQQVGELELYKVHHHGSRYSSGNAFLDKTVPLVSFISVGRDNTYGHPTRECLDRLTAHHSDIWQTEDPATNLELGHIQLRSLDGATFVVEQGTRSVSYTSRGTQPPGPDTERPTSPRSLAGSAVPDSIELSWIPSLDNVGVVGYRVYRSVEGVTGYRLAGTTTTPGFVDLGLAPRNTYSYQVLAFDAAGNSSMPASITLRTPVPRVTLTSPDGGERWVRGSTHTLTWIALGYTRVNLDFTADNGVTWTSIATGLDASTGSHAWKVPDSPTTWARVRIRDVDGKSSDVSTGPFSITEPPPRVIFNEILANEPGSATSGEFVELVNTESTSVDISGWVILDATAARHVFPANTVLGAGKAIAVFSGASGIPPGTPNAVAASTGTLSLNNGGDTVTLMTSTASSAVTVDTYTYSGTQASRDGVSINRNPDATSTGSFVFHTALSSLGASPGTRVDGSAF; encoded by the coding sequence ATGCGCACTCCTCCGCGTCTTCCTTTCCGTCTCTCGCTGCTGCTCTCCCTGCTGTGTCCGCTGCTCGCCGGGGCACAGCAGTTACGGTTCACCACCCTGGACATCGGTCAGGGGGATTCGGCGGTGCTCGTCACACCGGGAGGCTGCGCGGTGCTGTTCGACGGAGGCCCCACCGGCTCGGGAGGGACCATCAAGGCCTACCTGAAGCAACTGGGGGTGACGCGCATCGACATGGCCTTCGTCTCGCACATGCACGCCGATCACATGGGCGGCATCGACGAGGTGGACGTGGGCACCGACGCCGTCCCCATCACCGCCGTGTACGACCATGGCGGCGCGTACGACTCGAACACCTTCAGGGACTACGACACCCACTTCGCGGGCCGCCGCAACACGGCGCACCAGGGAGACACCTTCTCGCTCTGCGGAGAGGTGACGCTCAAGGTGCTGGCGAGCAATGGCAATGGCGTCCCCACCGATGACGAGAACGCGAAGTCCGTGGTGGTGAAGGTGACCTACGGCGACTTCGACGCGCTGGTGGGCGGCGATCTCACCGCCACCCCCGATGACATCGAGTCCACCCTGCTCCAGCAGGTGGGAGAGCTCGAGCTGTACAAGGTGCATCACCACGGCTCGCGCTACTCGTCCGGCAACGCGTTCCTGGACAAGACCGTGCCCCTGGTGTCCTTCATCTCCGTGGGCCGGGACAACACCTATGGCCATCCCACGCGCGAGTGCCTGGATCGGCTGACGGCGCACCACTCGGACATCTGGCAGACGGAGGATCCCGCCACCAACCTGGAGCTCGGCCACATCCAGCTGCGCTCGCTGGATGGCGCCACCTTCGTGGTGGAGCAGGGCACGCGAAGCGTCTCGTACACCTCCCGCGGCACGCAGCCGCCGGGGCCGGACACCGAGCGCCCCACCTCACCCAGGTCCCTGGCGGGCAGTGCCGTTCCCGATTCCATCGAGCTGAGCTGGATTCCCTCCCTGGACAACGTGGGGGTGGTGGGCTACCGGGTGTACCGGAGCGTGGAAGGAGTCACCGGCTACCGGCTGGCCGGCACGACGACCACCCCCGGCTTCGTGGACCTGGGCCTCGCTCCGCGCAACACGTACTCCTACCAGGTCCTGGCCTTCGATGCCGCGGGCAACTCGAGCATGCCCGCGTCCATCACGCTGCGCACCCCCGTGCCCCGCGTCACCCTCACCAGCCCCGACGGAGGCGAGCGCTGGGTCCGCGGCTCCACCCACACCCTCACCTGGATCGCCCTCGGCTACACCCGCGTGAACCTGGACTTCACCGCCGACAATGGCGTCACCTGGACGAGCATCGCCACCGGCCTGGACGCCAGCACGGGAAGCCACGCCTGGAAGGTGCCCGACTCGCCCACGACGTGGGCACGCGTGCGCATCCGGGACGTGGACGGGAAGAGCTCCGACGTGAGCACCGGTCCCTTCTCCATCACCGAGCCCCCCCCGCGTGTCATCTTCAACGAGATCCTCGCCAATGAGCCCGGCTCGGCCACCAGCGGCGAGTTCGTGGAGTTGGTGAACACGGAAAGCACCTCCGTGGACATCAGCGGCTGGGTGATCCTGGATGCCACCGCCGCGCGGCACGTCTTCCCCGCCAACACGGTGCTCGGCGCGGGCAAGGCCATCGCGGTGTTCAGCGGCGCCAGCGGAATCCCCCCGGGCACCCCCAACGCGGTGGCCGCCTCCACGGGCACCCTCAGCCTCAACAATGGGGGCGATACGGTGACGCTGATGACCTCCACCGCCTCGAGCGCGGTGACCGTCGACACGTACACCTACAGCGGGACCCAGGCCTCGAGGGATGGCGTGTCGATCAACCGCAACCCCGATGCGACGAGCACCGGGAGCTTCGTGTTCCACACGGCCCTGTCCTCGCTCGGGGCATCACCGGGCACGCGTGTGGATGGAAGCGCGTTCTGA
- the pdxA gene encoding 4-hydroxythreonine-4-phosphate dehydrogenase PdxA, whose product MSARAQNPREGTRPVVGISLGDVSGIGPEVTAAALALPRVRRALVPVVFGDGPTLERFALFGTYARATPRTLERPSRPTVCVVTELGEKDRQPGKPTRQGGKAQYAYIQAAIEAARAGRVDALCTAPVSKEGISRAGIPFMGHTEVLAEAFGREVLMLMDGPRVRVALATNHVPLADVPRLLTVERLVAQLRLLSTSLAPVVGHAPRIGVLSFNPHAGEGGLLGREEVDVITPAIKLARRQRLDVHGPLAADGLFAHVEHFPYDVVLAMYHDQGLIPAKALDFERTVNVTLGLPVPRTSPDHGTAYDIAGKGQANSVPMVEALLKAARLAPPGSPGRT is encoded by the coding sequence CTGAGCGCCCGGGCCCAGAATCCCCGCGAGGGTACACGTCCCGTCGTCGGCATCTCGCTCGGAGACGTGTCGGGCATCGGCCCGGAGGTGACCGCGGCGGCGCTCGCGCTGCCCCGGGTGCGCCGCGCGCTGGTGCCCGTGGTGTTCGGCGACGGGCCGACGCTCGAGCGCTTCGCCCTCTTCGGCACGTACGCGCGCGCCACTCCCCGGACGCTGGAGCGGCCGTCGCGGCCCACGGTGTGCGTGGTGACGGAGCTCGGGGAGAAGGATCGCCAGCCCGGCAAGCCCACGCGCCAGGGAGGAAAGGCCCAGTACGCCTACATCCAGGCGGCCATCGAGGCGGCGCGCGCGGGACGGGTGGACGCGCTGTGCACGGCGCCGGTGTCCAAGGAAGGCATCTCCCGGGCGGGCATCCCCTTCATGGGCCACACGGAGGTGCTGGCGGAGGCGTTCGGCCGCGAGGTGCTCATGCTCATGGACGGTCCGCGCGTGCGCGTGGCGCTGGCGACCAACCACGTGCCCCTGGCGGACGTGCCCCGGCTGCTGACGGTGGAGCGGCTGGTGGCGCAGCTGCGGCTGTTGTCCACGAGCCTCGCGCCCGTGGTGGGCCACGCGCCGCGCATCGGCGTGCTGAGCTTCAACCCCCACGCGGGAGAAGGGGGCCTGCTGGGACGCGAGGAGGTGGACGTCATCACCCCCGCCATCAAGCTCGCGCGCCGGCAGCGCCTGGACGTGCACGGCCCCCTGGCGGCGGATGGGCTCTTCGCCCACGTGGAGCACTTTCCCTATGACGTGGTGCTCGCCATGTACCACGACCAGGGCCTCATCCCCGCCAAGGCCCTGGACTTCGAGCGCACGGTGAACGTGACGCTCGGCCTGCCCGTGCCGCGCACGTCGCCGGACCACGGCACCGCCTACGACATCGCCGGCAAGGGACAGGCCAACAGCGTGCCCATGGTGGAAGCGCTGCTCAAGGCCGCCCGACTCGCGCCCCCTGGAAGTCCCGGTCGGACATGA